The Arachis hypogaea cultivar Tifrunner chromosome 14, arahy.Tifrunner.gnm2.J5K5, whole genome shotgun sequence genome has a segment encoding these proteins:
- the LOC112743650 gene encoding uncharacterized protein isoform X4, whose product MMSANILSDPQKRAVYDQYGEEGLKGQVPPPGGGSDSSSANFRFNPRSADDIFSEFFGFSSSFGGMGDMGGRAGPSSFSRGGMFGDDIFAQFRSGAGEGSAHMPRKSAPIEITLLCSLEDLYKGTTKKMKISRDVIDANGRPTKVEEILTIEIKPGWKKGTKITFPAKGNEQRGHIPADLVFIIDEKPHSVFKRDGNDLVFTQKVSLVEALTGYTVQLTTLDGRNLTIPVNSIISPSYEEVIKGEGMPIPKEPSKKGNLRIKFNIKFPSRLTSEQKNGIKRLLTSYSST is encoded by the exons ATGATGTCTGCAAAT ATTTTGAGTGATCCTCAGAAGCGTGCAGTTTATGATCAGTATGGTGAGGAGGGGCTGAAGGGGCAGGTACCACCACCAGGTGGTGGCAGTGACAGCAGTTCTGCGAATTTCCGGTTCAATCCCAGAAGTGCAGATGATATATTTTCGGAGTTCTTTGGTTTCTCCAGTTCATTTGGTGGAATGGGGGACATGGGTGGTCGCGCTGGCCCATCTAGCTTTTCCAGGGGCGGCATGTTTGGTGATGATATCTTTGCTCAGTTTAGGAGTGGAGCTGGAGAGGGCTCTGCCCATATGCCAAGGAAAAGTGCACCAATAGAGATAACATTGCTATGTAGCTTGGAGGATTTGTATAAAGGGACAACAAAAAAGATGAAGATTTCGAGGGATGTTATTGATGCCAATGG AAGGCCCACCAAAGTAGAGGAAATCCTTACAATTGAGATCAAACCAGGTTGGAAGAAAGGAACAAAAATAACTTTTCCAGCGAAGGGAAATGAGCAAAGAGGACATATCCCCGCAGACCTTGTGTTCATCATCGACGAGAAGCCGCATAGTGTCTTCAAGAGGGATGGCAATGATCTTGTTTTCACCCAGAAGGTATCCCTTGTAGAAGCTCTAACAGGTTACACGGTGCAGCTGACAACCCTTGATGGCCGAAACCTTACCATCCCCGTTAATTCAATCATTAGTCCGTCTTACGAAGAAGTCATTAAAGGAGAGGGCATGCCAATTCCTAAAGAACCCTCCAAGAAAGGTAACTTGCGAATCAAGTTCAACATCAAGTTCCCGTCCAGGCTTACATCCGAGCAGAAAAACGGCATTAAGCGATTATTGACATCATATTCGTCTACATGA
- the LOC112743650 gene encoding uncharacterized protein isoform X5: MMSANILSDPQKRAVYDQYGEEGLKGQVPPPGGGSDSSSANFRFNPRSADDIFSEFFGFSSSFGGMGDMGGRAGPSSFSRGGMFGDDIFAQFRSGAGEGSAHMPRKSAPIEITLLCSLEDLYKGTTKKMKISRDVIDANGPTKVEEILTIEIKPGWKKGTKITFPAKGNEQRGHIPADLVFIIDEKPHSVFKRDGNDLVFTQKVSLVEALTGYTVQLTTLDGRNLTIPVNSIISPSYEEVIKGEGMPIPKEPSKKGNLRIKFNIKFPSRLTSEQKNGIKRLLTSYSST; encoded by the exons ATGATGTCTGCAAAT ATTTTGAGTGATCCTCAGAAGCGTGCAGTTTATGATCAGTATGGTGAGGAGGGGCTGAAGGGGCAGGTACCACCACCAGGTGGTGGCAGTGACAGCAGTTCTGCGAATTTCCGGTTCAATCCCAGAAGTGCAGATGATATATTTTCGGAGTTCTTTGGTTTCTCCAGTTCATTTGGTGGAATGGGGGACATGGGTGGTCGCGCTGGCCCATCTAGCTTTTCCAGGGGCGGCATGTTTGGTGATGATATCTTTGCTCAGTTTAGGAGTGGAGCTGGAGAGGGCTCTGCCCATATGCCAAGGAAAAGTGCACCAATAGAGATAACATTGCTATGTAGCTTGGAGGATTTGTATAAAGGGACAACAAAAAAGATGAAGATTTCGAGGGATGTTATTGATGCCAATGG GCCCACCAAAGTAGAGGAAATCCTTACAATTGAGATCAAACCAGGTTGGAAGAAAGGAACAAAAATAACTTTTCCAGCGAAGGGAAATGAGCAAAGAGGACATATCCCCGCAGACCTTGTGTTCATCATCGACGAGAAGCCGCATAGTGTCTTCAAGAGGGATGGCAATGATCTTGTTTTCACCCAGAAGGTATCCCTTGTAGAAGCTCTAACAGGTTACACGGTGCAGCTGACAACCCTTGATGGCCGAAACCTTACCATCCCCGTTAATTCAATCATTAGTCCGTCTTACGAAGAAGTCATTAAAGGAGAGGGCATGCCAATTCCTAAAGAACCCTCCAAGAAAGGTAACTTGCGAATCAAGTTCAACATCAAGTTCCCGTCCAGGCTTACATCCGAGCAGAAAAACGGCATTAAGCGATTATTGACATCATATTCGTCTACATGA
- the LOC112743650 gene encoding uncharacterized protein isoform X2 yields MGVDYYKILDVDRNAKDDDLKKAYRKLAMKWHPDKNPNNKKDAETKFKQISEAYDILSDPQKRAVYDQYGEEGLKGQVPPPGGGSDSSSANFRFNPRSADDIFSEFFGFSSSFGGMGDMGGRAGPSSFSRGGMFGDDIFAQFRSGAGEGSAHMPRKSAPIEITLLCSLEDLYKGTTKKMKISRDVIDANGPTKVEEILTIEIKPGWKKGTKITFPAKGNEQRGHIPADLVFIIDEKPHSVFKRDGNDLVFTQKVSLVEALTGYTVQLTTLDGRNLTIPVNSIISPSYEEVIKGEGMPIPKEPSKKGNLRIKFNIKFPSRLTSEQKNGIKRLLTSYSST; encoded by the exons ATGGGTGTCGACTACTACAAAATTCTTGATGTCGATAGAAACGCTAAAGACGATGATCTCAAGAAGGCGTATCGAAAGCTTGCAATGAAGTGGCACCCTGATAAGAACCCTAACAACAAGAAGGACGCTGAGACCAAATTCAAGCAAATCTCCGAAGCCTATGAT ATTTTGAGTGATCCTCAGAAGCGTGCAGTTTATGATCAGTATGGTGAGGAGGGGCTGAAGGGGCAGGTACCACCACCAGGTGGTGGCAGTGACAGCAGTTCTGCGAATTTCCGGTTCAATCCCAGAAGTGCAGATGATATATTTTCGGAGTTCTTTGGTTTCTCCAGTTCATTTGGTGGAATGGGGGACATGGGTGGTCGCGCTGGCCCATCTAGCTTTTCCAGGGGCGGCATGTTTGGTGATGATATCTTTGCTCAGTTTAGGAGTGGAGCTGGAGAGGGCTCTGCCCATATGCCAAGGAAAAGTGCACCAATAGAGATAACATTGCTATGTAGCTTGGAGGATTTGTATAAAGGGACAACAAAAAAGATGAAGATTTCGAGGGATGTTATTGATGCCAATGG GCCCACCAAAGTAGAGGAAATCCTTACAATTGAGATCAAACCAGGTTGGAAGAAAGGAACAAAAATAACTTTTCCAGCGAAGGGAAATGAGCAAAGAGGACATATCCCCGCAGACCTTGTGTTCATCATCGACGAGAAGCCGCATAGTGTCTTCAAGAGGGATGGCAATGATCTTGTTTTCACCCAGAAGGTATCCCTTGTAGAAGCTCTAACAGGTTACACGGTGCAGCTGACAACCCTTGATGGCCGAAACCTTACCATCCCCGTTAATTCAATCATTAGTCCGTCTTACGAAGAAGTCATTAAAGGAGAGGGCATGCCAATTCCTAAAGAACCCTCCAAGAAAGGTAACTTGCGAATCAAGTTCAACATCAAGTTCCCGTCCAGGCTTACATCCGAGCAGAAAAACGGCATTAAGCGATTATTGACATCATATTCGTCTACATGA
- the LOC112743650 gene encoding uncharacterized protein isoform X3 — MFKTLPNLLNILSDPQKRAVYDQYGEEGLKGQVPPPGGGSDSSSANFRFNPRSADDIFSEFFGFSSSFGGMGDMGGRAGPSSFSRGGMFGDDIFAQFRSGAGEGSAHMPRKSAPIEITLLCSLEDLYKGTTKKMKISRDVIDANGRPTKVEEILTIEIKPGWKKGTKITFPAKGNEQRGHIPADLVFIIDEKPHSVFKRDGNDLVFTQKVSLVEALTGYTVQLTTLDGRNLTIPVNSIISPSYEEVIKGEGMPIPKEPSKKGNLRIKFNIKFPSRLTSEQKNGIKRLLTSYSST; from the exons ATGTTCAAAACTCTTCCCAATCTTCTCAAT ATTTTGAGTGATCCTCAGAAGCGTGCAGTTTATGATCAGTATGGTGAGGAGGGGCTGAAGGGGCAGGTACCACCACCAGGTGGTGGCAGTGACAGCAGTTCTGCGAATTTCCGGTTCAATCCCAGAAGTGCAGATGATATATTTTCGGAGTTCTTTGGTTTCTCCAGTTCATTTGGTGGAATGGGGGACATGGGTGGTCGCGCTGGCCCATCTAGCTTTTCCAGGGGCGGCATGTTTGGTGATGATATCTTTGCTCAGTTTAGGAGTGGAGCTGGAGAGGGCTCTGCCCATATGCCAAGGAAAAGTGCACCAATAGAGATAACATTGCTATGTAGCTTGGAGGATTTGTATAAAGGGACAACAAAAAAGATGAAGATTTCGAGGGATGTTATTGATGCCAATGG AAGGCCCACCAAAGTAGAGGAAATCCTTACAATTGAGATCAAACCAGGTTGGAAGAAAGGAACAAAAATAACTTTTCCAGCGAAGGGAAATGAGCAAAGAGGACATATCCCCGCAGACCTTGTGTTCATCATCGACGAGAAGCCGCATAGTGTCTTCAAGAGGGATGGCAATGATCTTGTTTTCACCCAGAAGGTATCCCTTGTAGAAGCTCTAACAGGTTACACGGTGCAGCTGACAACCCTTGATGGCCGAAACCTTACCATCCCCGTTAATTCAATCATTAGTCCGTCTTACGAAGAAGTCATTAAAGGAGAGGGCATGCCAATTCCTAAAGAACCCTCCAAGAAAGGTAACTTGCGAATCAAGTTCAACATCAAGTTCCCGTCCAGGCTTACATCCGAGCAGAAAAACGGCATTAAGCGATTATTGACATCATATTCGTCTACATGA
- the LOC112743650 gene encoding uncharacterized protein isoform X1 has protein sequence MGVDYYKILDVDRNAKDDDLKKAYRKLAMKWHPDKNPNNKKDAETKFKQISEAYDILSDPQKRAVYDQYGEEGLKGQVPPPGGGSDSSSANFRFNPRSADDIFSEFFGFSSSFGGMGDMGGRAGPSSFSRGGMFGDDIFAQFRSGAGEGSAHMPRKSAPIEITLLCSLEDLYKGTTKKMKISRDVIDANGRPTKVEEILTIEIKPGWKKGTKITFPAKGNEQRGHIPADLVFIIDEKPHSVFKRDGNDLVFTQKVSLVEALTGYTVQLTTLDGRNLTIPVNSIISPSYEEVIKGEGMPIPKEPSKKGNLRIKFNIKFPSRLTSEQKNGIKRLLTSYSST, from the exons ATGGGTGTCGACTACTACAAAATTCTTGATGTCGATAGAAACGCTAAAGACGATGATCTCAAGAAGGCGTATCGAAAGCTTGCAATGAAGTGGCACCCTGATAAGAACCCTAACAACAAGAAGGACGCTGAGACCAAATTCAAGCAAATCTCCGAAGCCTATGAT ATTTTGAGTGATCCTCAGAAGCGTGCAGTTTATGATCAGTATGGTGAGGAGGGGCTGAAGGGGCAGGTACCACCACCAGGTGGTGGCAGTGACAGCAGTTCTGCGAATTTCCGGTTCAATCCCAGAAGTGCAGATGATATATTTTCGGAGTTCTTTGGTTTCTCCAGTTCATTTGGTGGAATGGGGGACATGGGTGGTCGCGCTGGCCCATCTAGCTTTTCCAGGGGCGGCATGTTTGGTGATGATATCTTTGCTCAGTTTAGGAGTGGAGCTGGAGAGGGCTCTGCCCATATGCCAAGGAAAAGTGCACCAATAGAGATAACATTGCTATGTAGCTTGGAGGATTTGTATAAAGGGACAACAAAAAAGATGAAGATTTCGAGGGATGTTATTGATGCCAATGG AAGGCCCACCAAAGTAGAGGAAATCCTTACAATTGAGATCAAACCAGGTTGGAAGAAAGGAACAAAAATAACTTTTCCAGCGAAGGGAAATGAGCAAAGAGGACATATCCCCGCAGACCTTGTGTTCATCATCGACGAGAAGCCGCATAGTGTCTTCAAGAGGGATGGCAATGATCTTGTTTTCACCCAGAAGGTATCCCTTGTAGAAGCTCTAACAGGTTACACGGTGCAGCTGACAACCCTTGATGGCCGAAACCTTACCATCCCCGTTAATTCAATCATTAGTCCGTCTTACGAAGAAGTCATTAAAGGAGAGGGCATGCCAATTCCTAAAGAACCCTCCAAGAAAGGTAACTTGCGAATCAAGTTCAACATCAAGTTCCCGTCCAGGCTTACATCCGAGCAGAAAAACGGCATTAAGCGATTATTGACATCATATTCGTCTACATGA